A window from Rhea pennata isolate bPtePen1 chromosome 1, bPtePen1.pri, whole genome shotgun sequence encodes these proteins:
- the TOB2 gene encoding protein Tob2 — MHLEIKVALNFIISYLYNKLPRRRADLFGEELERLLKKKYEGHWYPEKPLKGSGYRCVHIGETVDPVVELAAKRSGLAVEDVRANVPEELSVWIDPFEVSYQIGEKGSVKVLYLDDSEGCSAAELDKEIKSSFNPDAQVFVPIGSQDNSLSNSPSPSFGQSPSPTFIPRSAQPITFTTATFAATKFGSTKMKKGGGAGGGGGGAGAAQQPRMVRSPTNNLLKHKGLSLSMHSLNFIGSAGSQAPQSQLSPNAKEFVYSGGSPGASSLFFDGVASESQASNIPPASQFNTGSGGTFDMAQVFGGNTNSLFLEKSPFVEGLSYNLNAMQYPNQSFQPVVLAN, encoded by the coding sequence ATGCATCTGGAGATCAAAGTTGCTCTTAACTTCATCATCTCATACCTGTACAACAAGCTTCCTCGGAGGCGGGCAGACCTGTTTGGTGAGGAGCTAGAGCGCctgctgaagaagaaatatgagGGTCACTGGTACCCAGAGAAGCCTCTGAAAGGATCTGGCTATCGCTGTGTCCATATAGGGGAGACCGTGGATCCGGTGGTGGAGCTGGCGGCCAAGCGGAGTGGGCTGGCCGTGGAAGATGTGCGTGCCAATGTGCCAGAAGAGCTGAGTGTCTGGATTGATCCTTTTGAGGTTTCCTACCAGATTGGCGAGAAGGGCTCTGTTAAAGTCTTGTACCTGGATGACAGTGAGGGCTGCAGCGCAGCAGAGCTGGACAAAGAAATCAAGAGCAGCTTCAACCCTGATGCCCAGGTATTCGTCCCCATTGGCAGCCAGGACAACTCACTGTCCAACTCTCCGTCCCCCTCCTTTGGCCAGTCACCTAGCCCCACCTTCATccctcgctctgcccagcccatCACTTTCACTACTGCCACGTTTGCTGCCACAAAGTTTGGCTCTACCAAGATGAAGAAgggtggaggagctggaggagggggTGGCGGAGCAGGGGCTGCACAGCAGCCGAGGATGGTCAGGTCTCCCACTAACAACCTGCTGAAGCACAAGGGCCTCTCCCTGTCTATGCACTCTCTGAACTTCATCGGGAGCGCTGGGAGCCAAGCGCCACAGTCGCAGCTCTCCCCCAATGCCAAGGAGTTCGTTTACAGTGGTGGGTCACCAGGAGCCAGTAGCCTGTTCTTCGATGGTGTTGCCAGTGAGAGCCAGGCCAGCAACATCCCACCGGCATCGCAGTTCAACACCGGCAGCGGGGGTACCTTTGATATGGCTCAGGTCTTCGGTGGCAACACCAACAGCCTCTTTTTGGAGAAGTCTCCCTTCGTGGAAGGACTCAGCTACAACCTGAATGCCATGCAGTATCCCAACCAGTCGTTCCAGCCTGTCGTCCTGGCCAACTGA